In Spirochaeta isovalerica, the genomic window CTTTTTACAGGTGTCGCCTTTACTCTTCTCTTTCCCTTAATCCGCCAGGGGCAGATCCTTTTCGGACTTATGCTCTACCTTGTAGCCAGGGTCGCCTATGCGGGTGCTAATATTTTCTACGATTCTTTTCTCACTGATGTAACGACAAACAAAAGGATGGACAGAATATCAACGCTGGGATTCGGATGGGGTTATATCGGCAGTTGTCTGCCCTTTATCGTTTCCATCGGCCTGATCGTCGGGTATCAGACAATTAAGGGATCATCGGAAATCTCCCCATTGATGATGAAAATATCCTTTGTTATCGTAGCACTCTGGTGGTTTGTTTTTTCCCTGCCTATGATAAAAAACGTAAGACAGGAATACGCTATCGAACCGGAGCCCCGAATGATCAGAAAATCCTTTGTACGGCTCTGGACAACGCTTAAGGAGATTTCCCGATACAAGACAACTTTCAGTTTCCTCATCGCCTATTTCTTTTACATCGACGGTGTTTCCACCATTATATCAATGGCAACGGCTTACGGAATCGATCTGGGGTTCGGAGCGACAACATTAATTGCCGTTATACTTTTTATTCAGATTGTCGCCTGGCCTTTCGCGCTCATTTTCGGGGCTCTGGCTAAACGGTTTTCCGCCAGGAAAATGCTTTTTGCGGGGATAATCGTCTATTCGGTTGTAACAATGGTCGGTTTTCTCCTTCCCTCTATTCAATCGACAGCGCTCAAAACAGGAGCCTTCTGGTTTATGGCTTTTCTGGTTGCAACTTCCCAGGGCGGGATTCAGGCTTTGAGCCGGTCTTTCTTCGGCAAAACCCTGCCCAAAGAGAAATCAGCCGAGTTTTTCGGATTCTATAATATTTTCGGAAAATTCGCCGCCATAGTCGGCCCCCTGCTTATGGCGTTATTTACAAAGTTTACAGGGGATTCCCGTTACGGTGTTCTGTCGATTCTCATACTTTTTGTCGTAGGGGCTATTCTTCTGGCCAGGGTGCCCGAGCCTGAATCTGATTAATTGATTTGTCGTAATTGAAGTGGCTTATTATATTAGATAAAACTAACAATCGAATGAAAGGAGACATAAAGAATGGCTGAAATAACATTGCAGGGTAATCCTGTTCATACAATAGGGGCTCTGCCGGCAGTTGGTGCCGCCGCTCCGGTTTTTAAACTTGTCGGGCAGGATCTGGCTGATATTCAATTACAGGATTTCAAAGGCAAATATGTCGTCCTGAATATTTTTCCCAGTCTTGATACGGCTACTTGCGCCGCTTCTGTCCGTCGTTTTAACAAGGAGGCTTCTTCGCGGGATAATGTCGCTGTAGTTTGCATCTCTGCGGACCTTCCCTTCGCTGCCGGACGTTTCTGTACGACCGAAGGGCTGAAAGATGTGCACACGGCTTCTGTTTTCAGAAATCCCGGATTCGGAAAAGATTATGGTGTCCTTTTCACCGACGGTCCCCTTGCCGGTCTATTGTCCCGTGCTGTCGTTGTGGTCGACCCTGAGGGGAAGGTCGTATACACTCAGCAGGTTCCGGAAATTGTCGACGAACCCGATTATGATCCGGTATTGGCGAAACTTCCCTGAGAGCGGATGGATATTATTCAGAATCAGGCCCGGCTGTTAGCTCAGCGGGGCTTTTTTTTTGAATAGAACAAATATCAAAAAGAAATAATAATAATTACTACTTGCAATAATAATAACGTATTGTTATATTGTTTGTATGAGAGAATCCAATTTTGGTGAAAAATTAAAAGATGCCAGAAAAAAATCAGGTTTAACTCAAAAACAATTGGGTGAAATGACCGGCGCAGGTCAGGTGGTGATAGCCAATTATGAGAGAGGTGCACGTTTTCCCGGAGAAGATATGCTCAGGAAGCTGGCGGAAAATCTCCAGGTCTCGCTTGATTATCTTCTTTCCGTGCCTTCTCACTCCGAAAAAACTGTCGACCACCAGTTCAGTGCGGACTATCTTTTCGATCTTCTTTTGAGCGATTCGGTAGCCCGATGCTGGGATTATATACGTCAGTGGAAAGACAATGGGAATTACAGCGCGATGGATGTTTACTCCCGCCTGCTGATTCCCCTGCTCAGGAAAACAGGAGACCTATGGTATTCGGGAGATATTTCCATTCTCGATGAACACCTGGTCAGCGGAAAAGTCAGAGAGCTTATAACCCTGACAGCGGCTCATGAAAAGAACTGGAGCAATCCTCCTGTTCCGGGGCTTTCCTGGATGGGACTCTGCGCACCCGGAGAAGAGCATGATCTGGTTCTGTTGATGACAGCCCGGCTTCTCCGTCTGAAAAACTGGGATGTCAGATTTGTCGGCACGCAAATGCCTGTGAAGGATCTGATAGCCGCTGTTGATTTCCATAAACCTCTTGTTCTCTCTCTGTCCATAACAATTGAAACTTTTCGAAGCGGTCTCGAGACTTATCTCGATGTGCTTTACCGGAACAGAAGCTATCCTTACGGTGTTATTCTGGGGGGAGCTGCGGTAAAAGATGAAGATGTCCGGGATTTCCCCGGGGTCATCGGGACTGCCGACACTCTGGAAAAAGGTATTAATCTCGCTGAGGAATATGCAAATGAGAAAAGGAGTTCTTGAATGAAAAAAGTAGTAATCATCTTATTGTCGGTTTTTATCCTTTCGGCCTGCGGAAGCGGTGAAGCGGACCAGGTGTCCTCGTCAAGCTGGGACCAGGCCGGTGAATACGTTCCCATAGCTGTTGAAGTTCTTGACGTGACTGAAGGTCTGCTGATCCCCTATGTGGAGGCATCGGGAACCATTCGGGGAATCCGTGAAGCCTGGGTCGTTGCTGCCGCACAGGGGCAGATTACGTCAATGAATGTCTCGCTCGGTCAAGCGGTGAAGGCTGATCAGGTACTTCTTTCCGTGGAAAATGATCTTCAGAAGCTCAATCGGGATCTGGCGCTTCAGCAGTTTGAAGCGACCCGTCTGGACTTTCAGGCTCTGGAAAGCTCATTCAGGAAAGGCGGTCTCTCCCGATCCGATTATAATAATGCAAAAACCAGACTCCTGCAGGCTGAGACGACATACCGCTCAGCTGAAAAGAGCTATAAGGATACGTTTATCAAAGCTCCTTTTGATGGAACTGTGGCCCTTCTCGACAGTTCACTGGCCGAGGGCACAACTCTCTCTCCCGGTACACCCGTAGCGCTTATCATAGACCGGTCAGCCATGAAGATGGAAATTTCCCTTGGAGAAAGACAGATAGGTCTTATCAGAAAAGGGCAGAAAGCGACTCTGAGGCTCAGTTCCGATATCGAAGAAGATCCGGTCGAAGCCGTTGTTGATTCCATCGGTTCAGGGAGCGAGAGCTCAACAGGAAGCTTTCCCGTTATTATAACCTGGGATAATCGAATAGACGACACTATGCGTTCAGGCTTGTCTGCACAGGTCCTTATGGCTAATACAGTTGAAAAACCCCAAATCATTATCCCCTCGTCAGCTCTGGTTGTAAGAGACCGGAAGCAATCGGTTATTGTGGCTGAAGAAGGCCGCTCAGTCGTGAAAGAGGTCGTCACCGGAGAATCATTAGGCGGTAATACAGTCGTTCTCGAGGGATTGTCTGTCGGGGAAAAACTTGTGGTCAGCGCTCTATCATCTCTGGGAGATAATTACTTCATCGAACCTACTGAAATCGGTAAAACAGGAGATTGGAGATGACTTTAGGTACTTTTTCCGTTCGAAACGGTGTGTTAATCAACATATTAATGGTCACGCTCCTTATTCTCGGGGTATTCAGTCTGAGACGGCTCCCCCAGGAGCAATTTGCCGAAGTCCCCTTCTACTGGGCCAATATCGCGGTGCCCTTTCCGGGAGTCAGTGCCGAGGATGTGGAGCAGTTGCTCTCAGTCCCCATAGAAAACGAAATGCAGGGGCTCGACGATGTCGATGAGATCCGCTCCGTATCAAGCGAGGGGCTCAGTCTCGTATCGGTCCGCTTTGAAAGTGATATTTCATCGGAACGTTTTGACAAGCTCTTTCAGGATGTCCGCACGAGATTCAGCCGGGTCCGTCTTCCCGAAGGGACTCTTCAGGAAAACATCAGCTCTTTTTCATCCAATGATTTCGCTCCCGTTATCGAGGTCGTCCTCTCGGGGAATAGCGACTACGCCTCTCTGGTGGAAACCGCTGAAGCCATGTCCGATGAAATGTCGAGAATCAATGAAGTTTCCTCGGTGGAACTTGTCGGCGCCCGGGACAGACAGGTTTCCATCGTGATCGATCAGAATCGTCTCGACAGCCTCGGCCTGACTCTCGATAATGTCGTTCTGGCCCTGCAGGCCAGGAACCTCAATGTCCCCGGCGGCACGGTCAGCACCAACTCAAGAGACTACCTGGTGAGAACTGTCGGCAGCGTGGAAGGCGTGGATCAGTTCGGCGAAGTCATCGTCAAAAGGGGAAGAAACGGCAGCGGCATAGTTAAAATCCGCGATGTTGCTTCAGTCGTGAAAGAGTACGAAGATGACGGCAGCGAAGCCCGGTTCAACGGAGAGACTTCCGTGTCGATCCGCGTGGCAAAAATCCCCCGTGGCAATTCGGTGAAAATCGCCGAAGAGGTAAAGAGAATAAGTGCTGAGTGGGAAAGCAGGCTCACCGATGATATAAAAATTACCCTTTTAAATGATTCGACTGTCCAAATACGGTCCAGCCTTGATGTCCTGCTCAATAATGCTCTTTTCGGGCTCCTTCTCCTGGTTCTTATCTTATTTTTCTTCGTAGGACTCAGAAATGCTGTCATGACTGCTATCGGCATACCCCTGACTTTCGCCATCACCTTTATGATTCTCGATGTCATGGGAGAGACCTTCAACTCCAATACGCTGTTCGGTCTGGTCCTTGTTCTGGGGCTTATCGTAGACCATGCCATTGTTATCATTGAAAACAGCTTCCGTCTTCAGCAGGAAGGGCTTTCCCGTCATGATGCGGCAATCAAGGGAACCGATCAGGTCGTTTTTCCCGTAATTGCCGCAACGGCGACGACCGTGGCGGCTTTCCTTCCGCTTATGATCCTTCCCGGCACGATCGGGAAATTTCTCAGAGTCATCCCCCTGACTGTTTCCATAGCTCTGATAGCCAGTACCTTTGAAGCGCTTGTTTTTATTCCCTCCCATTATGCCGAATGGCCCGGAGGGAAGAAGATCAGAAAAGAGGGCAGGTTTTTCGACCCCTTCAAAAAAGCTTACAGCAGGATTCTGGAGAAACTCTATAAGAGAAAAGGCCTGGCCGTCGCAGGGGCAATGTTCATCATGTTCGGCCTTCTGGGGCTGACCGGCGCTCTGAATATCGATCTCTTCAGCGCCGAAGACTATACCTATTTTACCATAGATATCGAAATGCCCGCCGGTACCACAAGGGATAGAACCGACCGGGTGGTCAAGCAGTACGAAGAACGTCTCTTTCCGCTGGCGGGAAACGGAGAAGTCGTTTCCATAAGCACATCCATCGGCTTTCTCTCCTCCCAGGACGGGAATACCAGTCAGGGCAATGTCGCCCAGATCCTGGTCGATCTGACAGAGCAGAATGACGGGCGGATTCGGTCGATCAGCACCATTATGGGCGATGTCAGGGAAATGACCAGATCCATACCCGGTCCCGAAAATGTCTTCTTCAGAAAAGCCGTCAATGGTCCTCCCCAGTCGTCTCCGGTCAGCTATCAGCTTTTCGGCGATAACCTGGAAGGTCTGAAACTCGTATCAAGGGCCATCGTCGACCGTCTGAGAACCTATCCGGAACTGCT contains:
- a CDS encoding helix-turn-helix domain-containing protein is translated as MRESNFGEKLKDARKKSGLTQKQLGEMTGAGQVVIANYERGARFPGEDMLRKLAENLQVSLDYLLSVPSHSEKTVDHQFSADYLFDLLLSDSVARCWDYIRQWKDNGNYSAMDVYSRLLIPLLRKTGDLWYSGDISILDEHLVSGKVRELITLTAAHEKNWSNPPVPGLSWMGLCAPGEEHDLVLLMTARLLRLKNWDVRFVGTQMPVKDLIAAVDFHKPLVLSLSITIETFRSGLETYLDVLYRNRSYPYGVILGGAAVKDEDVRDFPGVIGTADTLEKGINLAEEYANEKRSS
- a CDS encoding efflux RND transporter periplasmic adaptor subunit, yielding MKKVVIILLSVFILSACGSGEADQVSSSSWDQAGEYVPIAVEVLDVTEGLLIPYVEASGTIRGIREAWVVAAAQGQITSMNVSLGQAVKADQVLLSVENDLQKLNRDLALQQFEATRLDFQALESSFRKGGLSRSDYNNAKTRLLQAETTYRSAEKSYKDTFIKAPFDGTVALLDSSLAEGTTLSPGTPVALIIDRSAMKMEISLGERQIGLIRKGQKATLRLSSDIEEDPVEAVVDSIGSGSESSTGSFPVIITWDNRIDDTMRSGLSAQVLMANTVEKPQIIIPSSALVVRDRKQSVIVAEEGRSVVKEVVTGESLGGNTVVLEGLSVGEKLVVSALSSLGDNYFIEPTEIGKTGDWR
- the tpx gene encoding thiol peroxidase; amino-acid sequence: MAEITLQGNPVHTIGALPAVGAAAPVFKLVGQDLADIQLQDFKGKYVVLNIFPSLDTATCAASVRRFNKEASSRDNVAVVCISADLPFAAGRFCTTEGLKDVHTASVFRNPGFGKDYGVLFTDGPLAGLLSRAVVVVDPEGKVVYTQQVPEIVDEPDYDPVLAKLP
- a CDS encoding MFS transporter, with protein sequence MSDSEKLTKTERSWILYDVANSAFVLIVTTTLMPIFHKDYVAAGSGAQSTADWGFVVSLASLILAVLAPVLGTIADYRGMKKKFFLGALFTGVAFTLLFPLIRQGQILFGLMLYLVARVAYAGANIFYDSFLTDVTTNKRMDRISTLGFGWGYIGSCLPFIVSIGLIVGYQTIKGSSEISPLMMKISFVIVALWWFVFSLPMIKNVRQEYAIEPEPRMIRKSFVRLWTTLKEISRYKTTFSFLIAYFFYIDGVSTIISMATAYGIDLGFGATTLIAVILFIQIVAWPFALIFGALAKRFSARKMLFAGIIVYSVVTMVGFLLPSIQSTALKTGAFWFMAFLVATSQGGIQALSRSFFGKTLPKEKSAEFFGFYNIFGKFAAIVGPLLMALFTKFTGDSRYGVLSILILFVVGAILLARVPEPESD
- a CDS encoding efflux RND transporter permease subunit; translation: MTLGTFSVRNGVLINILMVTLLILGVFSLRRLPQEQFAEVPFYWANIAVPFPGVSAEDVEQLLSVPIENEMQGLDDVDEIRSVSSEGLSLVSVRFESDISSERFDKLFQDVRTRFSRVRLPEGTLQENISSFSSNDFAPVIEVVLSGNSDYASLVETAEAMSDEMSRINEVSSVELVGARDRQVSIVIDQNRLDSLGLTLDNVVLALQARNLNVPGGTVSTNSRDYLVRTVGSVEGVDQFGEVIVKRGRNGSGIVKIRDVASVVKEYEDDGSEARFNGETSVSIRVAKIPRGNSVKIAEEVKRISAEWESRLTDDIKITLLNDSTVQIRSSLDVLLNNALFGLLLLVLILFFFVGLRNAVMTAIGIPLTFAITFMILDVMGETFNSNTLFGLVLVLGLIVDHAIVIIENSFRLQQEGLSRHDAAIKGTDQVVFPVIAATATTVAAFLPLMILPGTIGKFLRVIPLTVSIALIASTFEALVFIPSHYAEWPGGKKIRKEGRFFDPFKKAYSRILEKLYKRKGLAVAGAMFIMFGLLGLTGALNIDLFSAEDYTYFTIDIEMPAGTTRDRTDRVVKQYEERLFPLAGNGEVVSISTSIGFLSSQDGNTSQGNVAQILVDLTEQNDGRIRSISTIMGDVREMTRSIPGPENVFFRKAVNGPPQSSPVSYQLFGDNLEGLKLVSRAIVDRLRTYPELLNIEDDFSGGSPELRVIVNEERAAAYGLSVLTIGQYIRAAVDGIQATTYVEDNQSIDVIVRYERAGLFRADQLEQLLIPTPAGAKVPFSAVAGIEEATSLSTIQRVDGKRVVSISAGAYTNETVPDINKDIEALAAEYAVAYPDQILSVGGEFADFETLIFDILRIFLIGVFLIYLILGTQFKSYSQPFLILLSVPMAFAGIILYLFVSRTPFSTTVLYAGVALAGIAVNDAIVLISFINELREKGMAVAAAVKEAAATRLRPILLTSLTTIAGLLPTAIGIGGVSVVWQPMASTIIFGLLFSTLTALLLIPLMYGLLYGRKDKHESN